One window of the Pieris rapae chromosome 13, ilPieRapa1.1, whole genome shotgun sequence genome contains the following:
- the LOC110998996 gene encoding transmembrane and coiled-coil domains protein 2 isoform X1, translated as MDTLHVGHGHSKASSRSQSPSTVDLARDPALTDDALIRSRVQSPSTVHHVSDSSSRHGEPRSHHVKSHSRDLGTSPLSANATGNTSRDLEDSPQKKNISNIIPGDYVTAVYSPNVSYGLSSDEYGSPAYRGQDGDYLTQGSEDSEGNVASAKALAAIAHLNSKIERTKDLIRLEQTIRDDNVNEYLKLAANADKQQLQRIKAVFEKKNQKSALCIVQLQKKLDGYNKRIKNWEQHGTSGQSHRQPREVLRDMGQGLKNVGGNIRDGITGLGGSVMAAPREFAHLFSRSNRFGSADNIAHLAENTGPSPQHMELRANASSEGSRTSEAGENAPRGSTLPRAATSPAPKYSPDASPSSSVTSEGAPYPTQAGSNNMSEATFSLKPILNELRERREDYQRLAEKIDALKNLTQEVSFLSAALQEERFKTERLEEQINDLTELHQNEVENLKQALTDVEEKVQYQSEERIRDIHEALDLCQTKISKLEQWMAGGGAGGVGSGGGDAGGTALPPRVVVVKLLNVALTLLQLALLLVATVAGVAMPFLRTRVRVLTTSLVVMVGVMVLKQWPEVTQLSEHLVRRLKEYLLDKHHDRYECRSLCG; from the exons ATGGATACATTGCACGTTGGACATGGGCACAGTAAGGCATCCAGTAGAAGCCAGTCCCCGTCCACAGTGGATCTGGCCAGAGATCCCGCCTTGACTGACGATGCGTTGATACGATCGAGGGTCCAGTCGCCGTCCACGGTTCATCATGTCAGT GATTCATCGTCCCGTCACGGAGAGCCTCGTTCTCATCACGTAAAGTCGCATTCCAGGGATCTCGGTACCAGTCCCCTTTCTGCTAACGCAACCGGAAATACGTCACGAGA tttagaAGATTCGCCGCAAAAGAAGAATATATCGAATATAATTCCTGGAGACTATGTCACCGCTGTGTACAGCCCTAATGTCTCATATGGCCTTTCTTCTGATGAATATGGCTCACCGGCTTACAGAG GTCAAGATGGGGATTATTTAACGCAAGGAT cgGAAGATAGTGAAGGCAATGTGGCGTCTGCGAAGGCACTGGCTGCGATTGCGCATCTCAACAGTAAGATTGAGAGAACGAAGGACCTTATACGGCTCGAACAAACTATAAGAGATG ATAACGTAAACGAGTACCTGAAGTTAGCAGCGAATGCAGATAAACAACAGTTGCAGCGGATCAAGGCTGTGTTTGAGAAGAAAAACCAGAAGAGCGCCCTCTGTATTGTACAATTGCAGAAGAAACTCGATGGATATAACAAACGGATTAAAAACTGGGAG CAACATGGTACAAGCGGACAATCACACAGACAACCACGGGAAGTGTTACGGGATATGGGACAAGGGCTAAA aaATGTGGGCGGCAATATACGCGACGGAATCACTGGTTTGGGCGGAAGCGTAATGGCGGCGCCAAGGGAATTCGCCCACCTCTTCTCACGCTCCAACCGCTTTGGATCCGCTGATAACATCGCGCATCTGGCCG AAAACACGGGTCCCT CGCCACAGCACATGGAATTACgag CGAACGCGTCATCGGAAGGCTCTCGCACGTCCGAAGCGGGCGAGAACGCACCCCGCGGGTCTACTTTGCCCCGCGCTGCTACTTCCCCAGCGCCCAAGTACTCGCCTGATGCTTCGCCCAGTTCATCGGTTACTAGTGAGGGAGCACC ATATCCAACGCAAGCGGGTTCAAACAACATGTCGGAAGCAACATTTAGCCTTAAACCAATACTTAATGAGCTTCGCGAGCGCAGGGAAGACTACCAGAGGTTAGCGGAGAAAATAGATGCATTAAAG AACTTAACGCAAGAAGTATCGTTTCTTTCGGCCGCGCTGCAAGAAGAAAGGTTTAAGACGGAGAGGCTTGAAGAACAAATCAACGACTTAACTGAATTGCACCAAAATGAG GTGGAAAACTTGAAGCAAGCTCTGACGGATGTAGAAGAGAAAGTGCAGTATCAGAGTGAAGAGCGGATACGAGATATACACGAAGCATTAGACCTCTGTCAAACTAAG ATCAGCAAGCTGGAGCAATGGATGGCGGGTGGGGGGGCGGGAGGGGTTGGTAGCGGGGGGGGTGATGCGGGAGGGACGGCGTTGCCCCCGCGGGTGGTGGTGGTGAAGCTGCTCAACGTGGCGCTGACGTTGTTGCAGCTGGCCCTGTTGCTGGTGGCCACGGTCGCAGGCGTGGCTATGCCCTTCTTGAGGACCAG GGTCCGAGTTCTTACAACAAGTCTTGTGGTGATGGTAGGCGTTATGGTACTAAAGCAATGGCCGGAAGTGACGCAACTTTCAGAACACCTCGTGCGACGGCTCAAAGAGTATCTACTTGACAAACATCACGACAG gTATGAATGTCGGTCGTTGTGTGGTTGA
- the LOC110998996 gene encoding transmembrane and coiled-coil domains protein 2 isoform X2 yields the protein MDTLHVGHGHSKASSRSQSPSTVDLARDPALTDDALIRSRVQSPSTVHHVSDSSSRHGEPRSHHVKSHSRDLGTSPLSANATGNTSRDLEDSPQKKNISNIIPGDYVTAVYSPNVSYGLSSDEYGSPAYRGQDGDYLTQGSEDSEGNVASAKALAAIAHLNSKIERTKDLIRLEQTIRDDNVNEYLKLAANADKQQLQRIKAVFEKKNQKSALCIVQLQKKLDGYNKRIKNWEQHGTSGQSHRQPREVLRDMGQGLKNVGGNIRDGITGLGGSVMAAPREFAHLFSRSNRFGSADNIAHLAENTGPSNASSEGSRTSEAGENAPRGSTLPRAATSPAPKYSPDASPSSSVTSEGAPYPTQAGSNNMSEATFSLKPILNELRERREDYQRLAEKIDALKNLTQEVSFLSAALQEERFKTERLEEQINDLTELHQNEVENLKQALTDVEEKVQYQSEERIRDIHEALDLCQTKISKLEQWMAGGGAGGVGSGGGDAGGTALPPRVVVVKLLNVALTLLQLALLLVATVAGVAMPFLRTRVRVLTTSLVVMVGVMVLKQWPEVTQLSEHLVRRLKEYLLDKHHDRYECRSLCG from the exons ATGGATACATTGCACGTTGGACATGGGCACAGTAAGGCATCCAGTAGAAGCCAGTCCCCGTCCACAGTGGATCTGGCCAGAGATCCCGCCTTGACTGACGATGCGTTGATACGATCGAGGGTCCAGTCGCCGTCCACGGTTCATCATGTCAGT GATTCATCGTCCCGTCACGGAGAGCCTCGTTCTCATCACGTAAAGTCGCATTCCAGGGATCTCGGTACCAGTCCCCTTTCTGCTAACGCAACCGGAAATACGTCACGAGA tttagaAGATTCGCCGCAAAAGAAGAATATATCGAATATAATTCCTGGAGACTATGTCACCGCTGTGTACAGCCCTAATGTCTCATATGGCCTTTCTTCTGATGAATATGGCTCACCGGCTTACAGAG GTCAAGATGGGGATTATTTAACGCAAGGAT cgGAAGATAGTGAAGGCAATGTGGCGTCTGCGAAGGCACTGGCTGCGATTGCGCATCTCAACAGTAAGATTGAGAGAACGAAGGACCTTATACGGCTCGAACAAACTATAAGAGATG ATAACGTAAACGAGTACCTGAAGTTAGCAGCGAATGCAGATAAACAACAGTTGCAGCGGATCAAGGCTGTGTTTGAGAAGAAAAACCAGAAGAGCGCCCTCTGTATTGTACAATTGCAGAAGAAACTCGATGGATATAACAAACGGATTAAAAACTGGGAG CAACATGGTACAAGCGGACAATCACACAGACAACCACGGGAAGTGTTACGGGATATGGGACAAGGGCTAAA aaATGTGGGCGGCAATATACGCGACGGAATCACTGGTTTGGGCGGAAGCGTAATGGCGGCGCCAAGGGAATTCGCCCACCTCTTCTCACGCTCCAACCGCTTTGGATCCGCTGATAACATCGCGCATCTGGCCG AAAACACGGGTCCCT CGAACGCGTCATCGGAAGGCTCTCGCACGTCCGAAGCGGGCGAGAACGCACCCCGCGGGTCTACTTTGCCCCGCGCTGCTACTTCCCCAGCGCCCAAGTACTCGCCTGATGCTTCGCCCAGTTCATCGGTTACTAGTGAGGGAGCACC ATATCCAACGCAAGCGGGTTCAAACAACATGTCGGAAGCAACATTTAGCCTTAAACCAATACTTAATGAGCTTCGCGAGCGCAGGGAAGACTACCAGAGGTTAGCGGAGAAAATAGATGCATTAAAG AACTTAACGCAAGAAGTATCGTTTCTTTCGGCCGCGCTGCAAGAAGAAAGGTTTAAGACGGAGAGGCTTGAAGAACAAATCAACGACTTAACTGAATTGCACCAAAATGAG GTGGAAAACTTGAAGCAAGCTCTGACGGATGTAGAAGAGAAAGTGCAGTATCAGAGTGAAGAGCGGATACGAGATATACACGAAGCATTAGACCTCTGTCAAACTAAG ATCAGCAAGCTGGAGCAATGGATGGCGGGTGGGGGGGCGGGAGGGGTTGGTAGCGGGGGGGGTGATGCGGGAGGGACGGCGTTGCCCCCGCGGGTGGTGGTGGTGAAGCTGCTCAACGTGGCGCTGACGTTGTTGCAGCTGGCCCTGTTGCTGGTGGCCACGGTCGCAGGCGTGGCTATGCCCTTCTTGAGGACCAG GGTCCGAGTTCTTACAACAAGTCTTGTGGTGATGGTAGGCGTTATGGTACTAAAGCAATGGCCGGAAGTGACGCAACTTTCAGAACACCTCGTGCGACGGCTCAAAGAGTATCTACTTGACAAACATCACGACAG gTATGAATGTCGGTCGTTGTGTGGTTGA
- the LOC110998996 gene encoding transmembrane and coiled-coil domains protein 2 isoform X3: protein MDTLHVGHGHSKASSRSQSPSTVDLARDPALTDDALIRSRVQSPSTVHHVSDSSSRHGEPRSHHVKSHSRDLGTSPLSANATGNTSRDLEDSPQKKNISNIIPGDYVTAVYSPNVSYGLSSDEYGSPAYRGQDGDYLTQGSEDSEGNVASAKALAAIAHLNSKIERTKDLIRLEQTIRDDNVNEYLKLAANADKQQLQRIKAVFEKKNQKSALCIVQLQKKLDGYNKRIKNWEQHGTSGQSHRQPREVLRDMGQGLKNVGGNIRDGITGLGGSVMAAPREFAHLFSRSNRFGSADNIAHLAANASSEGSRTSEAGENAPRGSTLPRAATSPAPKYSPDASPSSSVTSEGAPYPTQAGSNNMSEATFSLKPILNELRERREDYQRLAEKIDALKNLTQEVSFLSAALQEERFKTERLEEQINDLTELHQNEVENLKQALTDVEEKVQYQSEERIRDIHEALDLCQTKISKLEQWMAGGGAGGVGSGGGDAGGTALPPRVVVVKLLNVALTLLQLALLLVATVAGVAMPFLRTRVRVLTTSLVVMVGVMVLKQWPEVTQLSEHLVRRLKEYLLDKHHDRYECRSLCG from the exons ATGGATACATTGCACGTTGGACATGGGCACAGTAAGGCATCCAGTAGAAGCCAGTCCCCGTCCACAGTGGATCTGGCCAGAGATCCCGCCTTGACTGACGATGCGTTGATACGATCGAGGGTCCAGTCGCCGTCCACGGTTCATCATGTCAGT GATTCATCGTCCCGTCACGGAGAGCCTCGTTCTCATCACGTAAAGTCGCATTCCAGGGATCTCGGTACCAGTCCCCTTTCTGCTAACGCAACCGGAAATACGTCACGAGA tttagaAGATTCGCCGCAAAAGAAGAATATATCGAATATAATTCCTGGAGACTATGTCACCGCTGTGTACAGCCCTAATGTCTCATATGGCCTTTCTTCTGATGAATATGGCTCACCGGCTTACAGAG GTCAAGATGGGGATTATTTAACGCAAGGAT cgGAAGATAGTGAAGGCAATGTGGCGTCTGCGAAGGCACTGGCTGCGATTGCGCATCTCAACAGTAAGATTGAGAGAACGAAGGACCTTATACGGCTCGAACAAACTATAAGAGATG ATAACGTAAACGAGTACCTGAAGTTAGCAGCGAATGCAGATAAACAACAGTTGCAGCGGATCAAGGCTGTGTTTGAGAAGAAAAACCAGAAGAGCGCCCTCTGTATTGTACAATTGCAGAAGAAACTCGATGGATATAACAAACGGATTAAAAACTGGGAG CAACATGGTACAAGCGGACAATCACACAGACAACCACGGGAAGTGTTACGGGATATGGGACAAGGGCTAAA aaATGTGGGCGGCAATATACGCGACGGAATCACTGGTTTGGGCGGAAGCGTAATGGCGGCGCCAAGGGAATTCGCCCACCTCTTCTCACGCTCCAACCGCTTTGGATCCGCTGATAACATCGCGCATCTGGCCG CGAACGCGTCATCGGAAGGCTCTCGCACGTCCGAAGCGGGCGAGAACGCACCCCGCGGGTCTACTTTGCCCCGCGCTGCTACTTCCCCAGCGCCCAAGTACTCGCCTGATGCTTCGCCCAGTTCATCGGTTACTAGTGAGGGAGCACC ATATCCAACGCAAGCGGGTTCAAACAACATGTCGGAAGCAACATTTAGCCTTAAACCAATACTTAATGAGCTTCGCGAGCGCAGGGAAGACTACCAGAGGTTAGCGGAGAAAATAGATGCATTAAAG AACTTAACGCAAGAAGTATCGTTTCTTTCGGCCGCGCTGCAAGAAGAAAGGTTTAAGACGGAGAGGCTTGAAGAACAAATCAACGACTTAACTGAATTGCACCAAAATGAG GTGGAAAACTTGAAGCAAGCTCTGACGGATGTAGAAGAGAAAGTGCAGTATCAGAGTGAAGAGCGGATACGAGATATACACGAAGCATTAGACCTCTGTCAAACTAAG ATCAGCAAGCTGGAGCAATGGATGGCGGGTGGGGGGGCGGGAGGGGTTGGTAGCGGGGGGGGTGATGCGGGAGGGACGGCGTTGCCCCCGCGGGTGGTGGTGGTGAAGCTGCTCAACGTGGCGCTGACGTTGTTGCAGCTGGCCCTGTTGCTGGTGGCCACGGTCGCAGGCGTGGCTATGCCCTTCTTGAGGACCAG GGTCCGAGTTCTTACAACAAGTCTTGTGGTGATGGTAGGCGTTATGGTACTAAAGCAATGGCCGGAAGTGACGCAACTTTCAGAACACCTCGTGCGACGGCTCAAAGAGTATCTACTTGACAAACATCACGACAG gTATGAATGTCGGTCGTTGTGTGGTTGA
- the LOC110998996 gene encoding transmembrane and coiled-coil domains protein 2 isoform X4 produces MDTLHVGHGHSKASSRSQSPSTVDLARDPALTDDALIRSRVQSPSTVHHVSDSSSRHGEPRSHHVKSHSRDLGTSPLSANATGNTSRDLEDSPQKKNISNIIPGDYVTAVYSPNVSYGLSSDEYGSPAYRGQDGDYLTQGSEDSEGNVASAKALAAIAHLNSKIERTKDLIRLEQTIRDDNVNEYLKLAANADKQQLQRIKAVFEKKNQKSALCIVQLQKKLDGYNKRIKNWEQHGTSGQSHRQPREVLRDMGQGLKNVGGNIRDGITGLGGSVMAAPREFAHLFSRSNRFGSADNIAHLAGSRTSEAGENAPRGSTLPRAATSPAPKYSPDASPSSSVTSEGAPYPTQAGSNNMSEATFSLKPILNELRERREDYQRLAEKIDALKNLTQEVSFLSAALQEERFKTERLEEQINDLTELHQNEVENLKQALTDVEEKVQYQSEERIRDIHEALDLCQTKISKLEQWMAGGGAGGVGSGGGDAGGTALPPRVVVVKLLNVALTLLQLALLLVATVAGVAMPFLRTRVRVLTTSLVVMVGVMVLKQWPEVTQLSEHLVRRLKEYLLDKHHDRYECRSLCG; encoded by the exons ATGGATACATTGCACGTTGGACATGGGCACAGTAAGGCATCCAGTAGAAGCCAGTCCCCGTCCACAGTGGATCTGGCCAGAGATCCCGCCTTGACTGACGATGCGTTGATACGATCGAGGGTCCAGTCGCCGTCCACGGTTCATCATGTCAGT GATTCATCGTCCCGTCACGGAGAGCCTCGTTCTCATCACGTAAAGTCGCATTCCAGGGATCTCGGTACCAGTCCCCTTTCTGCTAACGCAACCGGAAATACGTCACGAGA tttagaAGATTCGCCGCAAAAGAAGAATATATCGAATATAATTCCTGGAGACTATGTCACCGCTGTGTACAGCCCTAATGTCTCATATGGCCTTTCTTCTGATGAATATGGCTCACCGGCTTACAGAG GTCAAGATGGGGATTATTTAACGCAAGGAT cgGAAGATAGTGAAGGCAATGTGGCGTCTGCGAAGGCACTGGCTGCGATTGCGCATCTCAACAGTAAGATTGAGAGAACGAAGGACCTTATACGGCTCGAACAAACTATAAGAGATG ATAACGTAAACGAGTACCTGAAGTTAGCAGCGAATGCAGATAAACAACAGTTGCAGCGGATCAAGGCTGTGTTTGAGAAGAAAAACCAGAAGAGCGCCCTCTGTATTGTACAATTGCAGAAGAAACTCGATGGATATAACAAACGGATTAAAAACTGGGAG CAACATGGTACAAGCGGACAATCACACAGACAACCACGGGAAGTGTTACGGGATATGGGACAAGGGCTAAA aaATGTGGGCGGCAATATACGCGACGGAATCACTGGTTTGGGCGGAAGCGTAATGGCGGCGCCAAGGGAATTCGCCCACCTCTTCTCACGCTCCAACCGCTTTGGATCCGCTGATAACATCGCGCATCTGGCCG GCTCTCGCACGTCCGAAGCGGGCGAGAACGCACCCCGCGGGTCTACTTTGCCCCGCGCTGCTACTTCCCCAGCGCCCAAGTACTCGCCTGATGCTTCGCCCAGTTCATCGGTTACTAGTGAGGGAGCACC ATATCCAACGCAAGCGGGTTCAAACAACATGTCGGAAGCAACATTTAGCCTTAAACCAATACTTAATGAGCTTCGCGAGCGCAGGGAAGACTACCAGAGGTTAGCGGAGAAAATAGATGCATTAAAG AACTTAACGCAAGAAGTATCGTTTCTTTCGGCCGCGCTGCAAGAAGAAAGGTTTAAGACGGAGAGGCTTGAAGAACAAATCAACGACTTAACTGAATTGCACCAAAATGAG GTGGAAAACTTGAAGCAAGCTCTGACGGATGTAGAAGAGAAAGTGCAGTATCAGAGTGAAGAGCGGATACGAGATATACACGAAGCATTAGACCTCTGTCAAACTAAG ATCAGCAAGCTGGAGCAATGGATGGCGGGTGGGGGGGCGGGAGGGGTTGGTAGCGGGGGGGGTGATGCGGGAGGGACGGCGTTGCCCCCGCGGGTGGTGGTGGTGAAGCTGCTCAACGTGGCGCTGACGTTGTTGCAGCTGGCCCTGTTGCTGGTGGCCACGGTCGCAGGCGTGGCTATGCCCTTCTTGAGGACCAG GGTCCGAGTTCTTACAACAAGTCTTGTGGTGATGGTAGGCGTTATGGTACTAAAGCAATGGCCGGAAGTGACGCAACTTTCAGAACACCTCGTGCGACGGCTCAAAGAGTATCTACTTGACAAACATCACGACAG gTATGAATGTCGGTCGTTGTGTGGTTGA